One genomic region from Phragmites australis chromosome 1, lpPhrAust1.1, whole genome shotgun sequence encodes:
- the LOC133887371 gene encoding uncharacterized protein LOC133887371 → MVISAESPPPPPPDPVADAAAVEAAAATSNARQAAFSSFPSLKTWGSHCVLRCAHVNRSGDAIATARRSPEKVDEVRDKLLRQLNEVAAGRDAADADHAVAPEPAALPPWKLRTRRRHPPVAPSPSASPPPERRSSRARAEALDRPRFSVTLTSEEIEEDVYAVTGARPRRRPRRRPRPVQKQVDMLLPGAWLSAITAESYRVPDDRRA, encoded by the exons ATGGTGATCTCGGCCGAGTCTcccccgccgcctcccccggATCCTGTCGCCGATGCCGCGGCGGTGGAGGCTGCGGCGGCCACGTCGAACGCTCGCCAGGCCGCATTCTCCTCGTTCCCGTCGCTCAAGACGTGGGGGAGCCACTGCGTCCTGCGCTGCGCCCACGTGAACCGTTCTGGCGACGCCATCGCCACAGCCAGACGCTCCCCGGAGAAGGTCGACGAGGTCAGGGACAAGCTCCTGCGCCAACTCAACGAGGTGGCAGCAGGGCGCGACGCCGCCGACGCGGACCATGCGGTGGCCCCCGAGCCTGCCGCCTTGCCACCGTGGAAGCTGCGTACTCGGCGCCGCCACCCACCAGTGGCGCCTTCCCCgagcgcgtcgccgccgcccgagCGGAGGTCGTCTAGGGCCCGCGCGGAGGCTCTCGACCGGCCGCGGTTCTCCGTGACGCTCACCAGCGAGGAGATCGAGGAGGACGTCTACGCCGTCACCGgcgcgcgcccgcgccgccgcccgcggcggcggccccgGCCCGTGCAGAAGCAGGTCGAT ATGCTATTACCCGGCGCGTGGCTGTCGGCGATCACCGCCGAGTCTTACCGAGTGCCGGACGACCGGCGAGCCTGA
- the LOC133899742 gene encoding protein ABCI7, chloroplastic-like — protein MSSPSLCAASCPTPLRAPPPLLSFRGAAAIVSASATRAAPAVSDDLVLRIAEQLEDSVTSSSSLLDPLRSASALSLLSTPWPTRRSSEAFRFTDVSYLRSLPISLPSRSPDLAPPSSPFPSHVLFSDGLLVSASGAHVSALADLPPGRARDRAAAALAASAEFAHKDLFYDFNAIGTRDIAVVHVPEGVKMADDPVHIMFTYTNSGGGSMLMSNPRVLVVAEKEAEVAIVEEHFGAGEEGGCYWANPVAEIVIDEGARVVHSYAQRQSFAAAHTKWTVVQQDTSSKYEFVEVSTGARLNRHNLHIQQLGPETETKLSTLHLTSQNKQIHDLHSRLILDHPRGFSRQLHKCIACATGNSIFDGNIKVNRYAQQTDAGQETKCLIISPKALVNVKPNLQIIADDVKCTHGAAVSGELDPNELFYFQARGIDAQTATDALLFFFGAHVIKRIPFKPINEKTLAQFKELLTSSRHTVDGALLS, from the exons ATGTCGTCGCCGTCGCTATGCGCCGCCTCCTGCCCCACCCCGCTCCGCGCGCCACCGCCTCTCCTGAGCTTCCGCGGCGCAGCCGCCATAGTCTCCGCCTCCGCGACTCGCGCGGCGCCGGCCGTCTCCGACGACCTCGTCCTCCGCATCGCCGAGCAGCTCGAGGACTCGgtaacctcctcctcctcactcctcGACCCGCTCCGCTCCGCCTCCGcgctctccctcctctccacgCCCTGGCCCACCCGCCGCTCCAGCGAGGCCTTCCGCTTCACCGACGTCTCCTACCTCCGCTCCCTCCccatctccctcccctcccgatCCCCCGACCTCGCGCCGCCCTCCTCCCCTTTCCCCTCCCACGTCCTCTTCTCCGATGGTCTCCTTGTATCCGCTTCTGGTGCCCATGTCAGCGCCCTCGCCGATCTTCCTCCTGGCCGCGCCCGAGACCGCGCCGCCGCTGCGCTCGCCGCCTCAGCGGAATTCGCCCACAAGGACCTCTTCTACGACTTCAATGCCATTGGGACGAGGGACATCGCGGTCGTGCACGTGCCCGAGGGGGTCAAGATGGCCGACGACCCAGTCCACATTATGTTCACCTATACCAATAGCGGTGGTGGGAGTATGCTGATGTCCAATCCGAGAGTTCTGGTGGTCGCCGAGAAGGAGGCAGAGGTGGCCATAGTGGAGGAGCACTTTGGGGCTGGAGAAGAAGGTGGTTGCTATTGGGCCAACCCGGTGGCGGAGATTGTCATAGATGAGGGTGCGAGGGTGGTTCATTCTTATGCGCAGCGGCAATCGTTTGCAGCAGCGCACACTAAATGGACCGTCGTCCAGCAG GATACATCCAGTAAATATGAGTTTGTTGAGGTCAGCACCGGAGCAAGATTGAACAGGCACAATCTCCATATCCAGCAGTTAGGCCCTGAGACGGAGACGAAATTGTCAACACTTCACTTAACATCTCAGAATAAGCAGATACATGATCTGCATAGCAGATTGATACTTGATCACCCCAGAGGTTTTTCACGACAGCTCCACAAATGCATTGCTTGTGCTACAGGGAATAGCATATTTGATGGCAATATTAAAGTCAACAG gtatGCACAACAGACTGATGCTGGGCAAGAAACCAAGTGTCTTATCATATCACCAAAAGCTCTTGTTAATGTCAAGCCAAACCTTCAGATTATCGCTGATGATGTGAAATGTACTCATGGTGCTGCCGTCAGTGGTGAGCTTGATCCAAATGAGCTCTTCTACTTCCAAGCGAGAGGCATTGATGCGCAAACTGCAACAGACGCACTACTTTTCTTCTTTGGAGCCCATGTGATAAAGCGCATACCTTTTAAGCCTATAAATGAGAAGACATTAGCACAGTTCAAAGAGTTGCTTACTTCCTCCAGACATACAGTGGATGGCGCCCTTCTTTCATGA